One segment of Candidatus Limnocylindrales bacterium DNA contains the following:
- a CDS encoding ferrochelatase — MSLPPPPQVDAVLLLSFGGPEKPDDVVPFLENVTRGRNIPRERLETVAAQYMRFGGRSPINDECRSLVRALRDELARSGPPLPVYWGNRNWAPMLADTVGEMARDGVKRAVAITTSAYSSYSACRQYLEDIERARAAVGASAPVIEKIPPYWNTRGFLETMITNTRAALAANDAAAFAASRPETGGGVRLVFTAHSLPVEMAARCRYEDELRKASAIVAARVLPGTRWKLAFQSRSGSPSQPWLEPDIDDHLRTLAAAGVSRVVIVPIGFVADHMEVVYDLDVLARAVCDSVGILMTRAACVGSAHRFVSGLRDLVANHVERPRACAPDCCT; from the coding sequence GTGAGCCTTCCGCCCCCTCCGCAGGTGGACGCCGTGCTTCTGCTCTCGTTCGGCGGACCGGAAAAGCCGGACGACGTCGTTCCGTTCCTCGAGAACGTCACCCGCGGACGTAACATTCCGCGCGAAAGGCTCGAGACGGTCGCCGCGCAGTACATGCGCTTCGGCGGACGCAGCCCGATCAACGACGAATGCCGCAGTCTGGTTCGCGCACTTCGCGACGAGCTCGCACGCTCCGGCCCGCCGCTGCCGGTCTACTGGGGAAATCGCAACTGGGCCCCGATGCTTGCCGACACGGTCGGCGAGATGGCCCGCGACGGCGTGAAGCGGGCCGTCGCGATCACGACGTCGGCCTACAGCTCGTACTCGGCGTGCCGCCAGTATCTCGAGGACATCGAGCGCGCCCGCGCTGCAGTCGGTGCGAGTGCGCCGGTCATCGAGAAGATCCCGCCGTACTGGAACACGCGCGGATTTCTCGAGACCATGATCACCAATACGCGTGCAGCGCTTGCCGCCAACGACGCGGCCGCATTCGCCGCGTCGAGGCCGGAGACCGGCGGCGGGGTGCGTCTCGTCTTTACCGCGCATTCGCTGCCTGTCGAGATGGCCGCCCGGTGTCGCTACGAAGACGAGCTGCGCAAGGCGTCGGCGATCGTCGCCGCACGTGTGCTTCCGGGCACGCGCTGGAAGCTCGCCTTCCAGAGCCGCAGCGGGTCTCCGTCGCAGCCGTGGCTCGAGCCCGACATCGACGACCACCTGCGAACGCTCGCTGCGGCCGGCGTCTCACGCGTGGTCATCGTGCCGATCGGTTTCGTCGCCGATCACATGGAAGTGGTCTACGACCTCGACGTGCTGGCGCGCGCCGTGTGCGATTCGGTGGGCATTCTGATGACGCGCGCGGCGTGCGTCGGATCGGCCCACCGCTTCGTCTCGGGGCTTCGCGATCTCGTGGCCAACCACGTCGAGCGACCGCGCGCGTGCGCGCCGGACTGCTGCACCTGA
- a CDS encoding SbmA/BacA-like family transporter, whose protein sequence is MNERPHRTILNETSRARFMASVRDLIASKDGLKAKLLLVALLVLLVSLNSLNVLTSYIGRDFMTAVADRNWSQFVIHTLQYVLVLAACTVVAVIFRYVEERLGLLWRKFLTRRLVDLYLRRRFYHQLGLSRRIANPDQRITDDVKFFTTTTLSFALMLINATMSVVAFSGVLLTISPTLFWVAVGYATVGSAMTILLGRPMVWINYNQFDREAELRAELVQLRENSEFVALTHQEAHFARRLGERIDRIVHNARRLISVNRNLNFFTSGYNYYIPLIPVFVVAPLYLDHKIEFGEITQASIAFAQLLGGFSLIVTQFQSISSFTAVVARLDDFSEAAHESDTAPPPPIEIAEGSDAIVFEHLTLESPEDRRILIDDLNLNVPRGTHVLVTGPGEMAKMALFRATADLWECGRGRITRPRTHCMCFIPERPYLPPGTLRETLFADGCSTTPTEKRLDEVLRTLDLEASIARIGGLDVDRDWDDVLSLGELQRLAIARLVLIAPEFAMLDRIETTLEPDCMRKVLEMLDADGTTYVTIGRSDHDLAHYELVLELSGDGPWSVHPAKAATVAV, encoded by the coding sequence ATGAACGAACGGCCACACCGCACGATTCTCAACGAAACCTCGCGTGCCCGTTTCATGGCGAGCGTGCGCGACCTGATCGCGTCGAAGGACGGTCTGAAGGCGAAGCTTCTGCTGGTCGCACTGCTCGTGCTGCTGGTTTCGCTCAACTCCCTCAACGTCCTTACCAGTTACATCGGCCGCGACTTCATGACGGCGGTGGCCGATCGCAACTGGAGCCAGTTCGTCATCCACACGCTGCAGTACGTGCTGGTTCTCGCGGCGTGCACCGTGGTCGCGGTGATCTTCCGCTACGTCGAAGAGCGGCTCGGGCTGCTGTGGCGAAAGTTCCTGACGCGGCGCCTCGTGGACCTCTATCTGCGGCGGCGTTTCTACCACCAGCTCGGACTCTCGCGGCGCATCGCCAATCCGGACCAGAGAATTACCGACGACGTCAAGTTTTTCACGACCACCACGTTGTCGTTCGCGCTGATGCTGATCAACGCGACGATGAGCGTCGTCGCGTTCTCCGGCGTCCTGCTGACGATCAGCCCGACTCTGTTCTGGGTTGCCGTAGGCTATGCGACGGTCGGATCGGCGATGACGATCCTGCTCGGCCGGCCGATGGTGTGGATCAACTACAACCAGTTCGACCGCGAGGCCGAGCTTCGCGCGGAGCTGGTCCAGCTGCGCGAAAACAGCGAGTTCGTGGCGCTGACGCACCAGGAAGCGCACTTTGCGCGCCGGCTGGGCGAACGGATCGACCGCATCGTACACAACGCGAGAAGGCTCATCTCCGTAAACCGCAACCTCAATTTCTTCACGAGCGGATACAACTACTACATCCCGCTGATTCCGGTTTTCGTCGTCGCCCCGCTCTACCTCGACCACAAGATCGAATTCGGTGAGATCACGCAGGCATCCATTGCCTTTGCGCAGCTTCTCGGCGGCTTTTCGCTGATCGTCACGCAGTTCCAGTCGATCTCTTCCTTTACAGCGGTCGTCGCGCGGCTCGACGATTTCAGCGAGGCGGCGCACGAGAGCGATACGGCTCCGCCGCCGCCCATCGAGATCGCCGAAGGCTCCGATGCCATCGTCTTCGAGCATCTCACGCTCGAGTCGCCGGAAGATAGGCGAATCCTCATCGACGATCTCAACCTGAACGTGCCGCGCGGCACGCACGTGCTGGTGACGGGCCCGGGCGAGATGGCAAAGATGGCGCTGTTTCGCGCAACCGCTGATCTCTGGGAATGCGGCCGCGGCCGCATCACACGGCCGCGCACGCACTGCATGTGCTTCATTCCCGAGCGTCCCTACCTGCCGCCGGGCACGCTGCGTGAGACGCTGTTCGCCGACGGATGCAGCACGACACCGACCGAGAAGCGGCTCGACGAGGTCCTGCGCACGCTCGACCTCGAAGCATCCATCGCCCGCATCGGAGGGCTCGATGTCGACCGCGACTGGGACGACGTGCTGTCGCTCGGCGAGCTGCAACGGCTCGCGATCGCACGCCTCGTGCTCATCGCGCCCGAGTTCGCAATGCTCGACCGCATCGAGACGACGCTCGAGCCGGACTGCATGCGCAAAGTCCTCGAGATGCTCGACGCCGACGGCACCACGTACGTGACCATCGGCCGCAGCGATCATGATCTGGCGCACTATGAGCTGGTGCTCGAGCTTTCGGGCGACGGACCGTGGTCGGTGCACCCGGCAAAGGCTGCGACGGTCGCGGTCTGA
- a CDS encoding TetR/AcrR family transcriptional regulator, with protein MAETPARRGRTSKVSRERILDASIVEFAKHGYEGATTASVARRIGVTQPLIHYHFGSKEALWRAAVEMAFSQMTPLIEGMDDGAIETDPRERLRTIARRIVHFSAEHPEVSRLIIAESAVPGPRLEWMTEKHLRPLIRRVEQTFRTGRDAGIVKNLSLESLIFLFLGALPHFFDGAPLIGLLWGIDPTDPEHASAYADTLVEVLTSGLLEAPTAAA; from the coding sequence ATGGCCGAAACTCCTGCCCGACGTGGACGCACTTCGAAGGTTTCCCGCGAGAGAATCCTGGATGCCTCGATCGTCGAATTCGCCAAGCACGGTTACGAAGGTGCAACGACGGCTTCCGTCGCTCGCCGCATCGGCGTGACCCAACCCCTGATCCACTACCATTTCGGTTCCAAGGAGGCTCTGTGGCGAGCCGCCGTCGAAATGGCGTTCAGCCAGATGACGCCTCTCATCGAGGGCATGGACGATGGCGCGATCGAAACCGATCCGCGCGAACGCCTGCGAACGATTGCCCGCCGGATCGTTCACTTCAGCGCCGAGCATCCGGAAGTCAGCCGGCTGATCATCGCCGAGTCGGCAGTGCCCGGTCCCCGTCTCGAATGGATGACCGAGAAGCACCTGCGGCCGCTCATTCGTCGCGTCGAGCAGACGTTCCGCACCGGCCGCGACGCGGGCATCGTCAAGAACCTCTCGCTCGAATCGTTGATCTTCCTGTTTCTCGGTGCGCTTCCGCACTTCTTCGACGGAGCACCGCTGATCGGTCTGCTGTGGGGCATCGATCCGACCGATCCGGAGCATGCATCGGCGTATGCCGATACGCTCGTCGAAGTGCTGACCTCCGGCCTGCTCGAAGCTCCGACGGCTGCAGCCTGA
- a CDS encoding class I fructose-bisphosphate aldolase encodes MATARVREILSWYAGENPGVLSNLARMLNTGKLGGTGRMVILPVDQGFEHGPARSFAPNPPGYDPRYHFQLAIDAGCNAYAAPLGFIEGGAADFAGEIPLILKLNNHDSLAPDGSDPTPSVTGSVQDALRLGCSAIGYTIYPGSAQFQGMYEVLAELTREAKACGLAVVVWSYPRGSGISKEGETAIDVTAYAAQIAAQLGANILKVKPPTAHVEQAEAKKVYEKENIPVATLAERVRHVVESSFGGRRIVIFSGGAKGTDDKVFEECRGIRDGGGFGSIIGRNSFQRPKADAIKFLAECMKIYA; translated from the coding sequence ATGGCGACTGCGAGAGTAAGGGAGATCCTGAGCTGGTACGCGGGCGAGAATCCCGGAGTGCTTTCCAATCTTGCGAGAATGCTGAACACGGGAAAGCTCGGGGGCACAGGCCGCATGGTGATCCTGCCGGTCGACCAGGGCTTCGAGCATGGTCCCGCGCGCAGCTTCGCGCCCAACCCGCCCGGCTACGACCCGCGATACCATTTCCAGCTCGCGATCGACGCGGGATGCAACGCCTACGCGGCCCCGCTCGGTTTTATCGAAGGCGGCGCCGCAGATTTTGCCGGCGAGATCCCGCTGATCCTCAAGCTCAACAACCACGACTCGCTCGCACCCGACGGATCGGACCCGACGCCGTCGGTGACCGGCTCGGTGCAGGACGCGCTGCGGCTCGGATGCTCGGCGATCGGCTACACGATCTATCCCGGCTCGGCGCAGTTCCAGGGCATGTACGAAGTGCTCGCCGAGCTCACGCGCGAGGCCAAGGCTTGCGGGCTCGCCGTCGTCGTGTGGTCGTATCCGCGCGGCTCCGGGATCTCGAAGGAAGGCGAGACGGCCATCGACGTGACGGCCTATGCGGCGCAGATCGCCGCGCAGCTCGGCGCCAACATCCTCAAGGTCAAGCCGCCGACGGCCCACGTCGAGCAGGCCGAAGCGAAGAAAGTCTACGAGAAGGAAAACATCCCTGTCGCCACGCTCGCCGAGCGTGTGCGCCACGTCGTCGAATCGTCGTTCGGCGGTCGCCGCATCGTGATCTTCTCGGGCGGAGCCAAGGGCACCGACGACAAGGTGTTCGAGGAATGCCGCGGGATCCGCGACGGCGGCGGGTTCGGCTCGATCATCGGCCGCAACAGCTTCCAGCGTCCGAAGGCCGACGCCATCAAGTTCCTTGCGGAGTGCATGAAGATCTACGCCTGA
- a CDS encoding sialidase family protein, with the protein MPSFDAPVAIDSAARTDAHSDEFPRIAAGVGGVWVIVWQVVGANDLGLGRDIDVVYSRSSDDGAHWTPPKPVTDTFQTDRAEDRQPAVTTDGKGTWIIVWTSTEDLEALARRTAPRRDRDIHYVVSTDNALTWSERRSLNSNGGFDWGDDESPDIATDDKGRWTAVWESSDSLGNTKGGDRDILYSTSVDAGKTWSPPDVIDPAARSDLGYDTSPRVAVDTAGTWMVAWSSGGVSDDKGGFQRGVFVSRSIDATASWDPPQALAGTSEDDRPDFGPRLAGDGRGNWVCAWSSADPLGDTIGRDRDLLFVRSTDGGRTWSTRAPLNREAASDSGDDDTPELAVDGYGNWVVAWTSWDRRGAARGADADLLVAMSRDQGANWTQSFILNTNAKHDLGEDTTPSLATDGSGTWITAWSSTESFGEVLDRDRDILVAIGHFGREITGPPSRPNTP; encoded by the coding sequence GTGCCGAGCTTCGACGCGCCGGTCGCCATCGACAGCGCGGCCCGGACGGACGCCCATAGCGACGAGTTTCCGCGGATCGCCGCCGGCGTCGGCGGTGTATGGGTCATCGTCTGGCAGGTCGTCGGAGCCAACGATCTCGGCCTCGGGCGCGACATCGACGTGGTCTACTCGAGGTCCTCGGATGACGGGGCACACTGGACCCCGCCGAAACCGGTGACCGACACGTTCCAGACCGATCGCGCCGAGGACCGGCAGCCGGCAGTCACGACCGACGGCAAAGGCACCTGGATCATCGTCTGGACCTCGACCGAAGATCTCGAAGCTCTCGCCAGGCGAACGGCCCCGCGCCGCGATCGTGACATCCACTATGTGGTCTCGACCGACAACGCGCTTACGTGGAGCGAGCGCCGGTCGCTCAACAGCAACGGCGGATTCGACTGGGGCGATGACGAGAGCCCGGACATCGCAACCGACGACAAGGGCCGCTGGACCGCGGTCTGGGAGTCGTCCGATTCGCTCGGCAACACCAAAGGCGGCGACCGCGACATCCTCTATTCGACCTCGGTCGACGCCGGCAAGACGTGGTCGCCGCCCGACGTCATCGATCCGGCCGCGCGCAGCGATCTCGGCTACGACACGTCTCCGCGAGTCGCGGTCGACACGGCCGGAACGTGGATGGTCGCGTGGTCGAGCGGCGGCGTGTCCGACGACAAAGGCGGATTCCAGCGCGGCGTGTTCGTCTCCCGTTCGATCGATGCGACGGCCTCGTGGGACCCTCCGCAGGCTCTTGCCGGCACCAGTGAAGACGACCGCCCGGACTTCGGGCCGCGTCTTGCGGGCGACGGTCGCGGCAACTGGGTCTGCGCGTGGTCGTCGGCCGATCCGCTCGGCGACACGATCGGAAGAGACCGCGATCTGTTGTTCGTCCGCTCCACCGACGGCGGCAGGACATGGAGCACGCGGGCTCCGCTCAATCGCGAGGCCGCGAGCGATTCCGGCGACGACGACACGCCCGAGCTTGCCGTCGACGGCTACGGAAACTGGGTCGTCGCGTGGACGTCGTGGGACCGGCGCGGCGCCGCACGCGGTGCGGACGCGGACCTGCTGGTCGCGATGTCGCGCGATCAGGGAGCTAACTGGACGCAGTCGTTCATTCTCAACACCAACGCCAAACACGATCTCGGCGAGGACACGACTCCGTCGCTTGCAACCGACGGAAGCGGAACGTGGATCACGGCATGGTCGTCGACCGAAAGCTTCGGCGAAGTGCTCGACAGGGATCGCGACATCCTGGTTGCGATCGGACACTTCGGACGGGAAATCACCGGTCCGCCGTCGAGGCCGAACACGCCTTGA
- a CDS encoding tRNA (cytidine(34)-2'-O)-methyltransferase, whose product MRIVLLEPEIPQNTGSIARLAAATHTPLDLIGPLGFSLEDRYLKRAGLDYWPWVDLAVHESWQQYLDSSPPGRLIGFSARASRSYTQCAFRDGDRLLFGKETRGLGPEVLEMLGEDVFTIPMTSPNVRSLNLSNAVSIVVYEARRQLGLV is encoded by the coding sequence GTGCGCATCGTCCTGCTCGAGCCGGAGATCCCGCAGAACACCGGATCGATCGCGCGCCTCGCGGCCGCCACGCACACGCCGCTCGATCTCATCGGCCCGCTCGGCTTCTCGCTCGAGGATCGTTATCTCAAGCGTGCCGGGCTTGACTACTGGCCGTGGGTCGACCTCGCCGTGCACGAAAGCTGGCAGCAGTACCTTGATTCGTCGCCGCCCGGACGCCTGATCGGCTTCTCGGCGCGCGCGAGCCGATCGTATACGCAATGCGCATTCCGGGACGGCGACCGGCTTCTGTTCGGGAAAGAGACGCGCGGCCTCGGGCCCGAGGTCCTCGAGATGCTCGGCGAGGACGTGTTCACGATCCCGATGACGAGCCCGAACGTGCGAAGCCTGAATCTCTCGAACGCGGTCTCGATCGTGGTCTATGAAGCCCGCCGCCAGCTCGGGCTCGTTTGA
- the fbp gene encoding class 1 fructose-bisphosphatase: MEQIGESLRGHLLGVGGNVPTEPGIARLLLELASTASVISVEVNRAGLAGILGRAEGHNVHGEAQQKLDLYANDLLVDNLRRSGCVCGIASEENEDIIAPSATGERADYLVYFDPLDGSSNIDVNVSIGTIFAIYRRRTKNGPATLEDFLQTGRHQVAAGYFLYGTSTMLVFAAGDGVNGFTLDPSSSEFRLSHPNIRTPERGKIYSCNEGNSGTWDSATRAYVGSLKERGPNRPYTSRYVGSFVADFHRNLIKGGIFLYPADAREAGAKPTGKLRLMYECNPMAFLQEQAGGRAVDVESDVLDIVPDGIHHRVPLVIGSRLDVGDYLASRREHRAA; encoded by the coding sequence ATGGAACAGATCGGCGAATCGCTGCGCGGTCATCTGCTTGGCGTCGGCGGCAACGTGCCGACCGAACCCGGAATCGCGCGCCTGCTGCTCGAGCTCGCGTCGACCGCCTCGGTGATTTCGGTCGAGGTCAACCGTGCCGGGCTGGCCGGCATTCTCGGCCGCGCCGAAGGTCATAACGTGCACGGCGAGGCGCAGCAGAAGCTCGACCTGTACGCGAACGATCTGCTGGTCGACAACCTGCGGCGCTCCGGCTGCGTGTGCGGCATCGCTTCCGAAGAGAACGAGGACATCATCGCACCGTCGGCGACCGGCGAGCGCGCCGACTATCTCGTGTATTTCGATCCGCTCGACGGCTCGTCGAACATCGACGTCAACGTCAGCATCGGAACGATCTTTGCGATCTATCGCCGCCGCACGAAGAACGGGCCGGCAACCCTCGAGGATTTCCTGCAGACCGGGCGCCACCAGGTCGCCGCAGGTTATTTCCTGTACGGCACGAGCACGATGCTCGTGTTTGCCGCCGGCGACGGCGTCAACGGCTTCACGCTCGATCCGTCGTCGAGCGAGTTCCGCCTGTCGCATCCGAACATCCGCACTCCCGAGCGCGGCAAGATCTACAGCTGCAACGAAGGCAACTCCGGCACGTGGGATTCCGCCACGCGCGCGTACGTGGGCTCGCTCAAGGAGCGCGGACCGAACCGGCCGTACACGTCGCGATACGTCGGCTCGTTCGTCGCCGACTTCCACCGCAACCTCATCAAGGGCGGCATCTTCCTGTATCCGGCCGATGCGCGCGAAGCGGGCGCGAAACCGACTGGAAAGCTGCGCCTCATGTACGAGTGCAATCCGATGGCCTTCCTGCAGGAGCAGGCCGGCGGCCGCGCCGTCGACGTTGAAAGCGACGTGCTCGACATCGTGCCGGACGGGATCCACCATCGCGTGCCGCTCGTGATCGGCAGCCGTCTCGACGTGGGCGACTACCTCGCATCGCGGCGCGAGCATCGCGCGGCGTAG
- a CDS encoding outer membrane beta-barrel protein, with product MRKNFVLLVGAVALIGSATHARAGAYGEAERAEEAPASAPAATMEVEDETDYAATGPYLGAGGMYAIENFDATGPGNEDNSPGFNVLVGYRLAPHFAVEAMYEYFHEFDDDGRATAQRLANQPVTHATDHYDGWATTLNAKGYLWTGRWQPYGAFGIGYIDINGHNVVRGSGAGQGVDVRLALGMDACITEHIAIAPEVAYVLPFNGAQNFDIVTLTLGLRYKF from the coding sequence ATGCGAAAGAACTTTGTGTTGCTGGTCGGCGCCGTGGCGCTGATCGGAAGTGCGACCCATGCACGTGCCGGAGCGTACGGCGAAGCGGAACGCGCCGAGGAAGCTCCGGCATCCGCGCCGGCCGCGACGATGGAAGTCGAAGACGAGACCGACTACGCGGCAACCGGACCGTACCTCGGCGCCGGCGGGATGTACGCAATCGAAAACTTCGACGCGACCGGCCCGGGCAACGAAGACAACAGCCCAGGCTTCAACGTGCTCGTCGGCTATCGCCTCGCGCCGCACTTCGCCGTCGAAGCCATGTACGAATATTTCCACGAATTCGACGACGACGGCCGGGCGACCGCGCAGCGCCTGGCGAACCAGCCCGTCACGCACGCAACGGACCACTACGACGGCTGGGCAACCACGCTCAACGCGAAGGGTTATCTGTGGACCGGCCGCTGGCAGCCGTACGGCGCGTTCGGAATCGGCTACATCGACATCAACGGGCACAACGTCGTGCGTGGATCGGGCGCCGGACAGGGTGTCGACGTGCGTCTCGCGCTCGGCATGGATGCGTGTATCACCGAGCACATCGCGATCGCACCGGAGGTCGCCTACGTTCTGCCGTTCAACGGTGCGCAGAACTTCGACATCGTCACGCTGACTCTCGGCCTTCGCTACAAGTTCTGA
- a CDS encoding DUF202 domain-containing protein: MTSYDPDDPRQYMAAERTFLSWMRTGISLMGFGFVVARFGLFLREIAATTQAPLPPRHAFSLEVGVSLIVMGVLLIAASALRLRRYVSSLRSGTFTDTFDIRLPVVAAVLLSLLGAATVVYLWRI, from the coding sequence ATGACCTCTTACGATCCGGACGACCCGCGCCAGTACATGGCTGCCGAGCGGACATTCCTGTCGTGGATGCGAACCGGCATCTCCCTGATGGGCTTCGGCTTCGTGGTCGCACGTTTCGGCCTGTTTCTGCGCGAGATCGCCGCAACGACCCAAGCTCCGCTGCCGCCTCGACATGCGTTCTCTCTCGAAGTCGGAGTCTCGCTGATCGTCATGGGCGTGCTGCTGATCGCCGCATCGGCGCTGCGTCTGCGGCGATACGTTTCGAGCCTGCGAAGCGGCACGTTCACCGACACGTTCGATATTCGCTTGCCGGTCGTGGCTGCTGTTCTGCTTTCACTGCTCGGCGCCGCCACGGTGGTCTACCTGTGGCGAATCTGA
- a CDS encoding citrate synthase, giving the protein MANETVTITDNRTGKSYELPIEDGTIRALDLRQIKTGPDDFGLMTYDPALTNTASCRSAITYIDGDNGILRYRGYPIEELAERSSFLETAYLIVKGELPDQEHLDAWTYNVKMHTMLHEKTKSFMEGFRYDAHPMGILVGTVAALSTFYPDARDIDDLESRRLQARRLIGKMPTIAAYAYRYSLGLPYVQPDNELSYTGNLLAMLFKMTEPRYRPNKALEKALDVLFILHADHEQNCSANAMRAVGSSRVDPYCATAAAAAALYGPLHGGANEEAVEMLEAIGSVDRIPEFIKSVKAGERRLMGFGHRIYKNYDPRAKVIKRIAYEVFEVTGRNPLIDIAVELERIALEDDYFQSRKLYPNVDFYSGIIYQAMGFPTAMFPVLFAIGRTPGWIAQWTENVRDQEQKIVRPRQIYIGEGERHYSPIAERPVPQTVERKLMRGRL; this is encoded by the coding sequence ATGGCGAACGAGACCGTCACGATTACCGACAACCGCACGGGCAAGAGCTACGAGCTGCCGATCGAAGACGGGACCATTCGCGCGCTCGACCTCCGGCAGATCAAGACCGGGCCGGATGATTTCGGCCTGATGACGTACGATCCCGCGCTGACCAACACGGCAAGCTGCCGCAGCGCGATCACCTATATCGACGGCGACAACGGAATCCTCCGCTACCGCGGCTATCCGATCGAGGAGCTGGCCGAAAGAAGCTCGTTTCTCGAGACCGCCTACCTGATCGTCAAGGGCGAGCTTCCCGACCAGGAGCATCTCGACGCATGGACGTACAACGTCAAGATGCACACGATGCTCCATGAGAAGACCAAGAGCTTCATGGAGGGATTCCGCTACGACGCACATCCGATGGGCATCCTCGTCGGCACCGTGGCAGCGCTGTCGACGTTCTATCCCGATGCCCGCGACATCGACGACCTCGAGTCGCGCCGCCTGCAGGCGCGCCGGCTGATCGGCAAGATGCCGACGATCGCGGCGTACGCCTATCGCTATTCGCTCGGCCTGCCGTACGTGCAGCCCGACAACGAGCTCAGCTACACCGGCAACCTGCTCGCGATGCTGTTCAAGATGACCGAGCCGCGCTACCGGCCGAACAAGGCGCTCGAGAAAGCGCTCGACGTCCTGTTCATCCTTCATGCCGACCACGAGCAGAACTGCTCGGCCAACGCGATGCGCGCGGTCGGAAGCTCGCGCGTCGATCCGTACTGCGCGACCGCGGCTGCGGCCGCCGCGCTCTACGGCCCGCTGCACGGAGGCGCGAACGAAGAAGCCGTCGAGATGCTCGAGGCGATCGGCTCGGTCGATCGCATCCCCGAGTTCATCAAGAGCGTCAAGGCCGGCGAGCGCCGCCTGATGGGGTTCGGTCACCGGATCTACAAGAACTACGATCCGCGCGCGAAGGTCATCAAGAGAATCGCATACGAAGTGTTCGAGGTGACCGGGCGCAATCCGCTGATCGACATCGCCGTCGAGCTCGAGCGCATCGCGCTCGAAGACGATTACTTCCAGTCGCGCAAGCTCTATCCGAACGTCGATTTCTATTCGGGCATCATCTACCAGGCGATGGGCTTTCCAACGGCCATGTTCCCGGTGCTTTTCGCGATCGGCCGCACGCCGGGCTGGATCGCGCAATGGACCGAAAACGTGCGCGACCAGGAACAGAAGATCGTGCGCCCGCGGCAGATCTACATCGGCGAAGGCGAGCGCCACTACAGCCCGATCGCCGAACGGCCCGTCCCGCAGACCGTCGAGCGCAAACTGATGCGCGGACGTCTCTGA
- a CDS encoding glutathione S-transferase family protein — protein sequence MSTRPWSFYAAPMSYFSAKIRPALYYKKIEFAEIWPTRDVQKTILAKTGVRFIPVIETDTGEMLQDTPRMLERIEDLRPNPPIFPEDAAVRIVAEVLQDFCDDVLVAQALHWRWSYPEQRQWVESDWEAVFGSLATKLAAQMSGALPFVGVTEKTRAAAEAWFLKFLDILEVHFRESRYLLGDVITVADYALFGPVFAHFARDPVPARIVRERAPTVMAWAHEVEAAGPPAPWASPPEIKETLLPLLAEIGKVFVPQVMSVSAFVRDAIATMPAGEDAPRVLGLLEQDIFGVPEQRIASAYPVWRHQRTAMRYAALANGEQAVVDEILSPCGVLPYLREIPDARLAMEGFRLKICDPMESVGSKKRA from the coding sequence ATGAGCACAAGGCCGTGGTCGTTCTATGCCGCACCGATGTCGTACTTCTCCGCGAAGATACGTCCGGCGCTCTACTACAAGAAGATCGAGTTCGCCGAGATCTGGCCGACGCGCGATGTACAGAAGACCATTCTCGCGAAGACCGGGGTGCGCTTCATTCCGGTGATCGAGACGGACACCGGCGAGATGCTGCAGGATACGCCGCGCATGCTCGAGCGCATCGAAGACCTGCGGCCGAATCCGCCGATCTTTCCCGAAGACGCCGCCGTGCGCATCGTGGCCGAAGTGCTGCAGGACTTCTGCGACGACGTGCTCGTGGCGCAGGCGCTGCACTGGCGATGGAGCTATCCGGAGCAGCGCCAGTGGGTCGAATCCGACTGGGAAGCTGTCTTCGGATCACTAGCCACCAAGCTTGCCGCGCAGATGTCGGGCGCGCTTCCGTTCGTCGGCGTAACCGAAAAAACGCGTGCGGCCGCCGAGGCCTGGTTCCTCAAGTTCCTCGATATTCTCGAGGTGCATTTCAGGGAATCGCGCTACCTGCTCGGCGACGTGATCACGGTCGCCGACTACGCGCTGTTCGGACCTGTGTTCGCGCATTTCGCGCGCGATCCGGTTCCCGCCCGCATCGTGCGCGAACGGGCGCCGACGGTGATGGCGTGGGCACATGAGGTCGAGGCTGCCGGTCCGCCGGCACCGTGGGCGAGCCCGCCCGAGATCAAGGAGACGCTGCTGCCGCTTCTCGCGGAGATCGGAAAGGTATTCGTTCCGCAGGTGATGTCCGTCAGCGCATTCGTGCGCGATGCGATCGCCACGATGCCGGCGGGCGAGGATGCTCCGCGCGTGCTCGGGCTTCTCGAACAGGACATCTTCGGTGTTCCCGAACAGCGGATCGCCAGCGCATATCCGGTATGGCGTCACCAGAGGACGGCGATGCGCTACGCAGCTCTGGCGAACGGCGAACAGGCTGTGGTCGACGAGATCCTGAGTCCGTGCGGCGTGCTTCCGTACCTTCGTGAAATTCCGGATGCGAGGCTCGCGATGGAAGGCTTCCGCCTGAAGATCTGCGACCCGATGGAATCGGTCGGTTCGAAGAAACGGGCCTAG